From one uncultured Methanoregula sp. genomic stretch:
- a CDS encoding cupin domain-containing protein translates to MTEPQAEQKTAADKKREELVSKVLAVNDLLQYQDGTVASRMIVFKKAGTITLFAFDAGEGLSEHSAPYDAILTVTDGEADVTIEGAPFTVRTGEMIILPANKPHGVQARQRFKMTLTMIRE, encoded by the coding sequence ATGACAGAACCCCAGGCAGAACAAAAAACAGCCGCTGACAAAAAACGTGAGGAACTCGTATCAAAAGTCCTCGCAGTCAACGACCTCCTCCAGTACCAGGACGGGACGGTGGCAAGCCGGATGATCGTATTCAAAAAGGCTGGTACCATCACGCTTTTTGCGTTCGATGCCGGTGAAGGACTCTCGGAACATTCCGCACCATACGATGCGATCCTCACCGTGACGGATGGCGAGGCCGATGTCACGATCGAAGGTGCACCGTTCACGGTCAGGACCGGCGAGATGATCATCCTGCCGGCGAACAAGCCGCACGGGGTGCAGGCCCGGCAGCGGTTCAAAATGACCTTAACCATGATACGGGAGTGA